A window of Chitinophagales bacterium contains these coding sequences:
- a CDS encoding type IIA DNA topoisomerase subunit B → MAKEKESHLFEYTEDSIKSLDWREHIRLRPGMYIGKLGDGNSPDDGIYVLLKEVLDNCIDEYTMGYGKTVEITVEKGGVTIRDYGRGIPLGKVVDVVSKINTGAKYDSKVFQKSVGLNGVGTKAVNALSSYFKVTAFREGKEKTAEFERGVLTKEHKEAKTDESNGTLVHFIPDETVFKNYKYFHEYLENQVWNYCFLNAGLKIVLNGKTYVSKNGLLDLLERKTNADEIRYPIIHLRGDDIELALTHNNDYGEDIYSFVNGQHTTQGGTHQQAFREAYVKTIRDFYKKDYDASDIRGSIVAAISVRVVEPVFESQTKTKLGSVNVDEGGPSMRQFVGDFLSKELDNFLHKNPSTAEALKKRIEQSEKERKELAGIKKLANERAKKANMHNRKLRDCRFHLNDELPSKGKEEYFLRTRESTIFITEGDSASGSITKARQVETQAVFSLRGKPLNCFGMTKKVVYENEEFNLLQHALNIEEGMEGLRFNNIVIATDADVDGMHIRLLLMTFFLQFFPDLVKHEKVYVLETPLFRVRNKQETIYCYDETEKQAAVQKLGGKPEITRFKGLGEISPDEFAQFIGPGMRKQLMRLDAGDHIQHLLDYYMGKNTPDRQEFIIGNLRVEMDAPVEN, encoded by the coding sequence ATGGCCAAAGAGAAAGAATCCCACCTGTTTGAATACACGGAAGACAGTATCAAGAGCCTGGACTGGCGCGAGCATATCCGGCTCAGGCCCGGTATGTATATCGGTAAGCTGGGAGACGGCAACAGCCCGGATGACGGGATCTATGTGCTGTTGAAAGAAGTTCTGGATAACTGCATTGATGAATACACAATGGGTTACGGGAAAACGGTGGAGATCACCGTGGAAAAAGGAGGGGTCACCATTCGTGATTACGGAAGGGGTATTCCTCTTGGAAAGGTGGTGGATGTGGTAAGCAAAATCAACACCGGTGCCAAATACGACAGCAAGGTTTTTCAAAAAAGCGTGGGACTGAATGGAGTGGGTACCAAGGCCGTGAATGCCCTGAGTTCCTATTTTAAGGTGACCGCCTTTCGGGAAGGAAAAGAAAAGACCGCCGAATTTGAAAGAGGGGTATTGACCAAAGAACATAAGGAGGCAAAAACGGATGAATCAAATGGTACCCTGGTTCATTTCATACCCGACGAGACCGTTTTCAAGAACTATAAATATTTCCATGAATACCTGGAGAACCAGGTATGGAATTACTGTTTTCTGAATGCAGGGTTGAAGATTGTCCTAAATGGCAAAACCTATGTAAGTAAGAATGGATTGTTGGATCTGCTGGAACGTAAAACCAATGCCGATGAGATCCGCTATCCCATTATCCATCTCCGGGGAGATGATATTGAGTTGGCGCTTACCCACAACAACGATTACGGCGAGGATATTTACAGTTTTGTCAATGGCCAGCATACTACGCAAGGGGGTACTCACCAACAAGCCTTCCGCGAAGCCTACGTTAAAACCATCCGCGATTTTTATAAAAAGGATTATGACGCGTCCGATATCCGCGGGAGTATCGTCGCCGCCATTTCGGTGCGTGTTGTAGAACCCGTTTTTGAATCCCAAACAAAAACCAAACTGGGTTCGGTAAATGTAGACGAGGGCGGCCCAAGCATGCGGCAGTTCGTGGGTGATTTTTTATCAAAGGAACTGGATAATTTCCTGCATAAAAACCCTTCCACGGCAGAGGCCTTAAAGAAGCGTATCGAACAAAGCGAAAAGGAAAGAAAGGAACTGGCCGGTATCAAGAAGTTGGCCAATGAAAGAGCCAAGAAGGCCAATATGCATAACCGCAAACTGCGGGATTGTCGCTTTCACCTGAATGATGAGTTGCCTTCAAAAGGGAAGGAAGAGTATTTTCTCCGCACACGCGAAAGCACCATCTTTATCACGGAAGGGGATAGTGCCAGTGGCTCCATTACCAAGGCCAGACAGGTGGAAACCCAGGCCGTATTTAGTTTACGGGGTAAACCCCTGAACTGTTTTGGCATGACCAAAAAAGTGGTCTACGAAAATGAAGAGTTCAATCTCCTGCAACATGCCTTGAATATTGAGGAAGGCATGGAAGGTCTTCGGTTCAATAATATCGTTATTGCCACCGATGCCGATGTGGATGGAATGCATATACGCTTATTGTTAATGACCTTTTTCCTTCAATTCTTTCCCGACCTGGTCAAACATGAAAAGGTCTATGTGTTGGAGACTCCTTTGTTCCGGGTCAGAAATAAACAGGAGACGATCTATTGTTATGATGAAACGGAGAAACAGGCTGCTGTTCAGAAATTGGGGGGAAAGCCGGAGATCACCCGTTTCAAAGGATTGGGAGAGATCAGTCCGGATGAATTTGCCCAATTCATCGGACCCGGTATGCGAAAACAATTGATGCGCCTGGATGCAGGAGACCATATTCAACACCTGCTGGATTATTACATGGGAAAGAATACACCCGATCGCCAGGAATTCATTATCGGTAATTTGCGGGTTGAAATGGACGCCCCGGTAGAGAACTAA
- a CDS encoding class I SAM-dependent methyltransferase has product MQAENAASYVIPFIEAAFPIKPGMRVLEIGCAEGGVLKAFVDKGCIGIGVELDEPRLVLAREFLQTEIEAGKIRFISKDIYQVDLATEFQGGFDIIVLKDVIEHIHDQEKLIGWMKNFLNPGGVVFFGFPPWQMPFGGHQQICHKKWLASLPWYHLLPTSVYKWILKSNGEPWEHLLEIKETGISIERFERIVQKTGYKVIHHIPYLVNPIYRYKFGWKARKQNAIVRGIPWFRNFVTTCVYYLIQVK; this is encoded by the coding sequence ATGCAGGCTGAAAATGCAGCCAGCTATGTAATTCCCTTTATTGAAGCCGCCTTTCCCATTAAACCCGGGATGCGTGTACTCGAGATCGGTTGTGCTGAAGGGGGGGTATTAAAGGCATTTGTCGATAAAGGCTGTATCGGAATTGGAGTGGAGCTGGATGAACCTCGTCTGGTGCTGGCACGTGAGTTTTTGCAAACAGAGATCGAAGCGGGAAAGATCCGTTTTATATCGAAAGATATCTACCAGGTTGATCTGGCTACCGAATTCCAGGGTGGGTTTGATATCATCGTCCTTAAAGATGTGATCGAACATATCCATGATCAGGAAAAACTGATCGGTTGGATGAAGAATTTCTTAAACCCCGGGGGCGTAGTTTTCTTTGGGTTCCCTCCCTGGCAAATGCCTTTTGGTGGTCACCAGCAGATCTGTCACAAGAAATGGCTGGCCAGTTTACCCTGGTACCATTTACTCCCGACCTCCGTGTATAAATGGATTTTAAAAAGCAATGGGGAACCCTGGGAGCATCTACTGGAGATAAAGGAAACAGGTATCTCGATTGAACGATTTGAGCGAATTGTTCAAAAAACGGGATACAAGGTCATCCATCATATACCTTACCTGGTGAACCCGATCTATCGGTACAAGTTTGGCTGGAAGGCCCGAAAACAAAACGCTATAGTACGCGGCATACCCTGGTTTCGGAATTTTGTAACGACCTGTGTTTATTATTTGATTCAAGTTAAATAA
- the smpB gene encoding SsrA-binding protein SmpB, whose translation MELKNRQAFYEYFIDDKYVAGMVLTGTEVKSLRAGRASFNDSYCLLHKGEVWIRSLHIAEYSHGTVNNHDPLRERKLLLQKREIRKIEAKLKEKGYTLVPLRIYFNEKNLVKIEIGLGRGKKLHDKRDTIKKREADREMKRYSG comes from the coding sequence ATGGAATTAAAGAACCGACAGGCCTTCTACGAATATTTTATTGACGACAAGTACGTTGCCGGTATGGTATTGACGGGCACGGAGGTCAAATCATTGCGGGCTGGCAGGGCGAGTTTCAACGACAGTTATTGCCTCTTGCATAAAGGGGAGGTCTGGATACGGTCACTCCATATAGCCGAATACTCCCACGGTACAGTCAACAACCATGACCCCCTTCGGGAAAGAAAGCTCCTGCTTCAGAAAAGGGAGATCCGTAAGATCGAAGCCAAACTGAAGGAAAAAGGTTATACCCTGGTACCCCTCCGGATCTATTTCAATGAAAAAAACCTTGTTAAGATCGAGATCGGGCTTGGAAGAGGGAAAAAACTCCATGATAAGCGCGACACGATCAAAAAAAGAGAGGCCGACCGGGAAATGAAACGGTACAGTGGGTAA
- a CDS encoding acetyl-CoA carboxylase carboxyltransferase subunit beta: MAKQVEDFDASLAGEEGKESNRTSWFRRIRKGILTSTEDKKETPEGLWTKCPHCNHICTASDLKDNYFVCPKCSYHHRIGSEEYYSQIFDDGQYTELFENIRSKDFLGFTDLKPYNKRLEETWSKTDLKDSMRVAVGRINGHEAVVACMDFEFIGGSLGSVMGEKFARAVDHCIQHHLPYVVISKSGGARMMESAFSLMQLAKTSGKLSQLSDAGLPYISLLTDPTFGGISASFGMLGDLNIAEPGALIGFAGPRVIKETIKKDLPDGFQRSEFLLEHGFLDFIVNRKELKEKLATVFLMFRN, translated from the coding sequence ATGGCAAAACAGGTAGAAGATTTTGACGCCAGCCTGGCGGGGGAAGAAGGAAAAGAGAGTAACCGGACCAGTTGGTTCAGACGGATCAGAAAAGGTATCCTTACTTCGACAGAAGATAAAAAGGAGACCCCGGAAGGTCTTTGGACCAAATGCCCCCATTGTAATCATATCTGCACGGCCTCCGATCTCAAAGACAATTATTTTGTTTGCCCCAAATGCTCCTATCATCACCGGATCGGGAGTGAAGAATATTATTCCCAGATTTTTGACGATGGGCAATACACCGAATTGTTTGAAAATATCCGCTCCAAAGACTTCCTCGGATTCACTGACCTGAAACCTTACAACAAGCGTCTGGAAGAGACCTGGAGTAAGACTGACCTGAAGGATTCGATGCGGGTAGCGGTTGGCCGTATCAATGGACATGAGGCGGTTGTAGCCTGTATGGATTTTGAATTTATTGGTGGAAGCCTGGGCAGTGTGATGGGTGAAAAATTTGCACGAGCCGTTGATCATTGCATTCAACACCATCTCCCCTATGTGGTCATCAGCAAAAGTGGTGGTGCCCGTATGATGGAAAGTGCATTTTCCCTGATGCAGTTGGCCAAAACAAGCGGCAAACTTTCACAACTTTCCGATGCCGGTCTTCCCTATATCTCTTTGCTCACTGACCCGACCTTTGGTGGAATTTCCGCCAGCTTTGGTATGCTGGGTGACCTGAATATCGCCGAACCCGGTGCATTGATCGGATTCGCCGGTCCCAGGGTCATCAAAGAAACCATTAAAAAAGACCTTCCGGATGGCTTTCAACGAAGCGAATTCCTGCTGGAGCATGGGTTCCTCGATTTTATTGTCAACCGGAAAGAACTGAAGGAAAAACTGGCGACTGTTTTCCTGATGTTCCGAAATTAA
- a CDS encoding T9SS type A sorting domain-containing protein, whose amino-acid sequence MKLKTTLRSENSLVIMLMALCALSFQPASAQISVVCTDPDNIIYGLTGSGEIREINVNSGASGTVIKNTTYSGNAVNKANGMGYNYVDGKFYYFKRNVGSTPNEFVSFHPATGIVSLLATTTCTAEVHTGCVSSSGTGYYTIDTDGNLNYYNIITNSWTFITSTIVDQNGNDVDAIIRSQNAGDMCIDGWGNIWLVTSSNSNYGLYRFPANLPTSPVASFTVTQVIDPSSSTPTGQSFAGIAFNPTGQIYMATKSGNRLYRLENNLALTFVGTLGTSDLGNDLTSCSFPYKILPVLWKEFSATLARNNQISLKWEVYEQNNQGYYVEQSLDGVSWNSLGFISAENNPNDLSEYSFTTVGTGNGNIYFRLRTTDKTGRNGFSDVRMVTMPKSSNQLIAVWPNPARENIQVSNLAEEGTPFQKARLFDLNGQILIEKQLQPGLNTISLSTLKTGTYVLSMIATNGNIQTQKIIKQ is encoded by the coding sequence ATGAAACTGAAAACTACCCTGAGGAGTGAAAATTCGCTTGTCATTATGCTGATGGCCCTTTGTGCCCTCTCCTTCCAACCCGCTTCGGCGCAGATCTCTGTGGTTTGTACTGATCCCGACAACATCATTTATGGCTTAACTGGTAGCGGTGAGATCCGTGAGATCAATGTCAATTCCGGTGCCTCCGGAACTGTGATAAAAAATACCACTTACTCCGGTAATGCAGTCAATAAAGCCAATGGGATGGGTTATAACTACGTAGATGGAAAATTCTACTACTTCAAACGTAACGTAGGCAGTACGCCCAACGAGTTTGTATCCTTTCATCCCGCAACCGGTATAGTAAGCCTTCTGGCTACTACCACTTGTACAGCAGAAGTACACACAGGTTGTGTGAGCTCTTCCGGTACTGGTTATTATACCATTGATACAGATGGGAACCTGAATTATTATAACATTATCACGAATAGCTGGACCTTTATTACATCTACTATTGTTGACCAGAATGGAAATGACGTAGATGCCATTATCCGTTCACAGAACGCTGGTGACATGTGCATTGATGGATGGGGCAACATTTGGTTAGTAACTTCCAGCAACAGCAATTATGGTCTTTACCGATTCCCGGCCAACCTTCCAACCTCGCCTGTTGCCAGCTTTACAGTAACACAGGTGATTGATCCTTCATCCTCTACTCCTACAGGACAGAGTTTTGCCGGTATTGCCTTTAACCCGACCGGTCAGATCTATATGGCGACCAAAAGTGGTAACCGTTTGTATCGCCTCGAAAATAACCTGGCGCTGACCTTTGTAGGTACACTGGGAACGAGTGACCTTGGAAATGACCTTACCTCCTGCAGTTTCCCTTATAAGATCCTGCCGGTATTATGGAAAGAATTTTCTGCTACATTGGCCAGGAACAACCAGATCTCCCTGAAATGGGAAGTATATGAGCAAAACAATCAGGGCTATTATGTGGAACAAAGTCTGGATGGGGTAAGCTGGAACAGCCTTGGTTTTATATCTGCCGAAAACAACCCGAACGACCTGAGTGAATATAGCTTTACCACGGTGGGTACTGGTAACGGTAACATCTATTTCCGCTTACGTACCACAGATAAAACCGGTCGTAATGGTTTCTCCGATGTGCGGATGGTCACCATGCCCAAATCATCCAACCAATTGATCGCTGTATGGCCCAACCCGGCCCGTGAAAATATTCAGGTGTCTAACCTGGCCGAAGAAGGAACACCTTTCCAAAAGGCCCGTTTATTTGACCTGAATGGCCAGATCCTGATCGAGAAGCAACTCCAACCCGGTTTGAACACGATCAGCCTGAGCACCCTGAAAACAGGAACCTATGTCCTGTCCATGATCGCCACCAATGGGAATATCCAAACACAAAAAATTATAAAGCAATAA
- a CDS encoding DNA gyrase/topoisomerase IV subunit A: MKNTKPDITGNESGIHGQYKSWFLEYASYVILERAVPAVEDGLKPVQRRILHAMKEMDDGRFNKVANIIGQAMQYHPHGDASIGDALVNLGQKDLLIDTQGNWGDVRTGDDAAAARYIEARLSKFALEVAFNPKTTQWQLSYDGRKNEPVALPMKFPLLLAQGADGIAVGLSTKIMPHNFCELIEASIKYLRGKRFDLVPDFQTGGMIDVTDYNQGKRGGRIKVRAHIEESDKKTLLIKSVPYGVTTTQLMDSIVKANDQGKIKIRKVTDNTAADVEIQVDLAPGISPDITIDALYKFTDCEVSISPNACVIVDQKPQFLGVQDLLRLSVDKTKDLLEQELKIKLAELQEKWHYTSLEKIFFEEKIYKELEKKHDTWDKVIEAIDKAFVPFRKQLKRDVTREDILKLTEKPVRRIYRLDIDELNDQIKKLEAEIKQVKFDLANLVDFAVAYFENLLTKYGKGRERKTEIKQFEVIEAKQVLIANTRLYMNREEGFIGTALRKDEFVCECSDLDDIIVIAKNGVMKVVKVQDKAFIGKDILHAAVFQKNDERTTYNMIYSDGKTGVSFAKRFNVTGVTRDKEYDLTKGSEKSKVQYLSINPNGEAEVVKVLLTPGSKARIKEFDFYFEELAIKGRSSLGNTVTKYPIKSVKFKEAGKATLAGKKMWYDDKFGRLNADEKGMYLGMFEADDRILVIFRDGNYEITDQELTQRFDTENILLIEKFNPDCIVSAIYVDNEKKQYNVKRFRIETSTLKSKFLFIKEGKGNYLEAVTTEAEPVLAVQQGRGAQVRKGKFKIDKVVEVMGWKAVGNKLLDFSKSVEMEWEKKKKDETQGELF, encoded by the coding sequence GTGAAAAATACAAAACCCGACATCACAGGCAACGAATCAGGGATACATGGCCAATACAAAAGCTGGTTCCTGGAGTATGCCTCCTATGTGATCTTGGAACGAGCTGTGCCTGCGGTGGAGGATGGACTGAAACCTGTACAGCGACGCATCCTTCATGCCATGAAGGAAATGGATGATGGCCGTTTCAATAAAGTGGCCAATATCATTGGGCAAGCCATGCAATATCACCCGCATGGCGATGCAAGTATTGGAGATGCATTGGTCAATTTGGGCCAGAAGGACCTGCTCATTGATACGCAGGGTAACTGGGGCGATGTGCGTACTGGTGATGATGCCGCTGCAGCCCGGTATATCGAAGCACGCCTCTCCAAATTTGCGTTGGAAGTGGCCTTTAATCCAAAAACCACCCAATGGCAATTAAGTTATGATGGCCGAAAAAATGAGCCCGTTGCTCTTCCAATGAAATTCCCACTGTTGCTGGCACAAGGGGCTGATGGAATTGCGGTGGGATTGTCGACCAAAATCATGCCGCATAACTTTTGCGAGTTGATTGAGGCTTCGATCAAATACCTGCGCGGGAAACGGTTTGACCTGGTACCCGATTTTCAAACCGGTGGCATGATCGATGTGACAGATTATAACCAGGGAAAACGCGGCGGAAGAATTAAAGTGCGTGCCCACATTGAAGAATCCGATAAGAAAACCCTACTTATAAAGAGTGTTCCCTATGGCGTAACGACCACGCAATTGATGGACTCTATCGTCAAGGCCAATGACCAGGGAAAGATCAAAATCAGAAAAGTAACAGACAACACCGCGGCCGATGTGGAAATTCAGGTTGATCTGGCCCCGGGTATTTCTCCCGATATCACGATAGATGCCTTGTACAAGTTCACCGATTGTGAAGTGTCCATTTCGCCCAATGCCTGTGTGATCGTTGACCAAAAACCGCAATTCCTGGGAGTTCAGGATCTGCTCCGGTTGTCAGTGGACAAAACAAAGGATCTGCTGGAACAGGAGTTGAAAATCAAGCTGGCTGAATTACAGGAAAAGTGGCATTATACCTCACTGGAAAAAATATTCTTTGAAGAGAAGATATACAAGGAATTAGAGAAAAAGCATGATACCTGGGATAAGGTGATCGAAGCCATTGATAAAGCCTTTGTTCCTTTCCGCAAACAATTGAAGAGGGATGTTACCCGTGAGGATATTCTCAAACTGACCGAGAAACCCGTTCGGCGTATCTACCGGTTGGATATTGATGAACTGAATGACCAGATCAAAAAACTGGAAGCCGAGATCAAACAGGTAAAATTTGATCTGGCCAATCTCGTCGATTTTGCGGTAGCGTATTTTGAGAACCTGTTAACCAAATACGGGAAGGGTAGGGAAAGAAAAACTGAGATCAAGCAGTTTGAAGTGATCGAAGCTAAACAGGTACTGATCGCTAATACGCGTCTTTACATGAACCGGGAAGAGGGTTTTATTGGAACTGCCTTGCGAAAAGATGAATTTGTGTGCGAGTGTTCTGACCTGGATGACATCATCGTCATTGCGAAGAACGGGGTGATGAAAGTGGTGAAAGTGCAGGATAAAGCCTTTATCGGAAAGGATATCCTGCATGCCGCGGTATTTCAGAAAAATGATGAGCGTACCACCTACAACATGATCTACTCAGATGGGAAGACAGGTGTGAGTTTTGCCAAACGCTTCAATGTAACCGGTGTAACCCGCGACAAGGAATACGACCTGACAAAAGGAAGTGAGAAAAGCAAGGTACAATACCTCTCTATTAACCCCAATGGAGAAGCGGAAGTGGTAAAAGTATTGCTTACTCCCGGAAGCAAGGCCCGTATCAAAGAGTTTGATTTTTATTTTGAAGAGCTGGCCATCAAAGGCCGCAGCAGCCTGGGAAATACGGTAACCAAATACCCCATCAAGTCGGTTAAATTTAAAGAAGCCGGAAAAGCTACACTTGCCGGGAAGAAAATGTGGTATGACGATAAGTTTGGCCGGTTAAATGCTGATGAGAAGGGGATGTACCTCGGTATGTTTGAAGCCGATGACCGTATACTGGTCATTTTCCGTGACGGTAACTATGAGATCACCGATCAGGAATTGACGCAGCGTTTTGATACAGAGAATATTTTGCTGATTGAAAAATTCAATCCGGATTGTATTGTTTCTGCGATCTATGTGGACAATGAGAAAAAACAGTACAATGTCAAAAGGTTCCGTATTGAAACCTCTACCTTGAAGAGCAAATTCCTCTTTATCAAAGAAGGGAAAGGCAATTACCTCGAAGCCGTAACAACGGAAGCTGAACCTGTATTGGCGGTACAACAGGGACGGGGAGCACAGGTACGAAAAGGGAAGTTTAAAATTGATAAGGTGGTCGAGGTCATGGGTTGGAAAGCCGTTGGGAATAAATTGCTTGACTTCAGTAAGAGCGTGGAGATGGAGTGGGAGAAGAAGAAGAAGGACGAGACCCAGGGCGAACTATTTTGA
- a CDS encoding DUF1835 domain-containing protein has product MIHIVFNEGELDLMKQVMELEESLAGEVVLVRDDYAVGPLMALDTEEGWQARFDWWMDKISYSHYQWDDSGRFDDRETVAALTAKMKEDPNEQIWIWMGQNQHDVCGYYWLIPQLSAFQGRVMVLYLNNLPFINEKGHIFYPSWLSEIPAREFLKARKLARPVTLSEFEVDPDEWRKLVEENAVVRILEGGKKIAGKGEDFFDSEIMKNLTKEWQKAWRVVSNTLNRMKVKTGDVIIEWRIKQLIAAGKIEVTGEAGKNWKEFDMRLPGESPEA; this is encoded by the coding sequence ATGATCCATATAGTTTTTAATGAAGGGGAACTGGACCTGATGAAACAGGTTATGGAACTGGAAGAAAGTCTGGCCGGAGAAGTAGTGCTGGTACGTGATGATTATGCAGTAGGCCCCTTAATGGCGCTGGATACCGAAGAAGGTTGGCAGGCACGTTTTGATTGGTGGATGGATAAAATTTCTTATTCCCATTACCAGTGGGATGATTCGGGACGTTTTGATGACCGGGAAACAGTTGCCGCGCTGACTGCCAAAATGAAAGAAGATCCTAATGAACAGATATGGATCTGGATGGGACAGAATCAGCATGATGTTTGTGGTTATTACTGGTTGATTCCACAGCTGAGCGCTTTTCAGGGAAGGGTCATGGTGCTTTACCTGAATAACCTGCCCTTTATCAATGAGAAAGGACATATTTTTTATCCCTCCTGGTTAAGCGAGATTCCTGCCCGTGAATTTTTGAAAGCGCGAAAACTCGCCCGGCCTGTTACACTATCCGAATTTGAAGTGGACCCGGATGAATGGCGAAAACTGGTGGAAGAAAATGCAGTTGTCCGTATCCTTGAAGGAGGAAAAAAGATCGCCGGCAAAGGTGAAGATTTTTTTGACAGCGAGATCATGAAGAACCTGACCAAAGAGTGGCAAAAAGCTTGGCGTGTGGTGAGCAATACGCTCAACCGTATGAAGGTCAAAACAGGTGATGTGATCATCGAATGGCGGATCAAACAACTCATTGCCGCCGGTAAGATCGAAGTGACCGGCGAGGCAGGAAAAAACTGGAAGGAGTTTGATATGCGATTACCGGGCGAAAGCCCTGAGGCGTGA